DNA sequence from the Sporocytophaga myxococcoides genome:
AAAAGTAGTATTATTAAATGAACAGTATAAATGCTATAAAATCATATATCCGGATATTAAAAATCATATCCAAAAGTAAAATACAATAGTGGAGACTGAACTACATTATTTTTAATTCCCCAAGCTACATCTACTTTTACATAGTATCCCAATAATAAAGTTCTGGCTCCAAGTCCATAGCCCACCAGGAATGGATTCACATAGTTTCTAACCTGAGCCGTAAAAGGGTTTCCGTTTCCTCCGGCAATTGTAGTGTTAATGCTATTATTTTTACTAAAAGGTGTATCACCTGTCCAGGCTGATCCAGCATCTGTAAATGCTACTAACTGAAAATTTCTTAAAAATGAAGAAGATATTGGCTGTCTGTATATAGCTCTGAATGGTATTCTTAACTCAGCATTCATCAGCACATAACGTGAACCAAACTGTGAATTATAAATAAAACCTCTCATTGGCATTGCATATTCAATGAAAAGTAAATCAGAGTTATTTTTAAACTGAGATATAGCTAAAGGACTGTTAGGTGATGAATTGTCAGTTGAATTAAACAACCAGTTGTCCATTCCACCAAGTAAAAAGTTTTTCTTTGCATTACCAGTGAATGATCCACCAGCAACACGCGCTGCCAGAACAATTTCTTTATAAATTCTCTGATACCTTCTCAGATCAAGGTTAATTTTACCAAAATTGTTCGAAGAAGTCCCATTAGCTACATACTGCTCTGCACTAAGAATAAACCTTGTTCCCTCAATCATATTCAAACCTAGCTTTATGGTGTTATCAAAAACAAAGCTGAGATTAAGTCCCTGATATCCTTGGGTAATATCCTTAGAAGTCGTTTCAGTAACAGCTCTTCTCGTAAAAGCCGCAAACGGACTTACACTTAATCTGGAATAGACAGAGAAAGGATATGATTCAGTAAATGTTAATTTATTCAAAGTATAAATCTGAGAAGACGTCGACTCATTTGAGGCAAACAAATTTTTTCTATCATACCTGACTTTGAGGTCAATTCTCTTCTTCAGATAAATATATTCTCCGAATATATTATTAGTTTTTAAATCAGCAACCCCAAAAGCTCCAACGTTTATTCTATGATTGCCAAGAACATCTGACATTTGGCCTTCAAGTAATATGCCCAGTCCTCTTAATGGATCAATTAGTATTGTTGAAATGACATTATCAATGCCAAAAAAGTTTCTATATGGATATGGCCCAAGAAAAGATGTTCTTTTCTGCAATTGATTTTTATTAGTATCGGCAAGTTCTGGCCTTAATGGAATTTCCGCAACCCTTCCTTTATTAATAGTATCTTTCAGTTCGGACTCAAATCTGAAATCATCTAAATTTATTTCTTTAACTTTTTCTTTCGAATTGTATTCAAACTCCTGCTTCTCAGATCTTGTAATGTTATCGTCAGTTTTCTCATCAATTCTTGTAGAAGGCTCTAGTCTTGTAAAAACTGAATCAAGGTTATAATGAGGAAAAAAGTAAGCTCTTTCTTTTCCTCCAACCCTGTTTATAGTAACCAGATTATTGTTAGCACTTGATATATGGAATGATTTAATATTATATAAAAAAGCTGATTTTCTGGATAACTTTTTATCGGTTAAGTTCAGGCCGTATAAATTATCAATCTTATCATTGTCTGAGATAAACAAAACTGAATTTGAAGATTTTACAAATACTGGCTGCATTACATTGATATCATTAGTAAGTCTTACTAATTTATTACTCCCATTGTACTTAAATAACGAATATTGCTCTAAGGGCTTATAAATTTCCTTTTTAGGCAGTATCAGTGTATCGGAACTTCTGTTCGAGGCAAATATTATTTCTTTAGTTGTCCCATAGAATGAAGGAGACAGGTCATCAAAGATGTCATTAGTTATTTGCTTCATTCCTCCACGGGCATTATCCATTAAAAACAAATCTGTTTGCCCATCTTTATCTGCACTGAATATTATCGCTGTTCCATCCTCTGAAAAAGCAAAATCAAAAACATGTTTGAAATAAGTAATCTTCTTTTTTACCTTATCTCTGGTTTTCAGGTTGTGAATTTCCAAATACGTTTTGTCGCTTTTGGTATAGATAAAAGCAAGTTCATCATCTGACTTCCAGGTAAATGTGGGATTATGTACATCAAAATCGCGTTGCGCACTTCTGGTCCCCCCCTTTCTTATAGTACTTGATTCCTGTTTCCCTTTGTCTGTTATCTCAACCGCAAATAACTTATATTTTCCATCCTGAAACTTCACAAACGCCATTCTATTCCCCTTAGAATTAACCTTTACTGCACTTAAAGCATTCTTTTTAGAGGAATTTAATCTTAAATATTTATCATCCTGAGGTTCTTTGTACTCTTTTTTCAGATTGTTATTTATACCCAAGTAAAAATTTCTGAATTCGGCTAAAAAAATTGAATAAGGAATTCCAAGCGTACTCTCAATGGCGGCCTCTTCGTTTCTTACAATACGAGTAAGGTTTAGAAGATTAGGTACAGTATAAAGACCGTATTTTTCAACAATATAATTCCAGATACCGTGACCGGCAAGTTCAGCTTCTCTTCCAGTCAGGGCCGCTGGCACTTTATATTTTTTTTTCTCAAGTGCACCTCTCACATGAGAATTCATATATGGAGAATTACCATAAGCAACGTAAGCTGCAAGTCCTCTAATATACCACTCCGGCAAGCTTAGCAAATATGAACTCTGTACTACATCTTTAAGGCTTCCTCCATACATCATTACATTCAGAAGTATTTTTGTAATGCCATATGTAATTTCCTTTTTAAAATCTACCTGGCTTCCTTTGTAAGATACTTCAATTCTAGATTTCACAAAGCTTGTATTACCACCAACAACCACAAGATCCTCTCCCAATCCAATATTACTTTGCTCACTCTTCTGAGGAGAAGCATAAACAATCATCCTAATTCTGTCATATGGAGTAAAACCAATAAGCTCAATAACTCTTTCCAATTCTTCCTCAGCATACCTTCCAGCACTCTGAGCAAGCTCCATATCTCCCTCGTTATAGAAGATTTCAAAGTTATGAGTTGTAAAAACCCTCCATTTAAAACTTTTATATTGGATTCTGTTTTTGCCAAACTGATCTATGTAAGCCTGAGAATAAGCATTTGATACAAAAAACAATGAGAGGAACCAGATATAAATAAAACGCATAATATATTAGCCATCAATGGCGGTGAAAGAATGATTCAAACCTAGATATATTAACTTCATTATCCAGAGATTTATTTTCTTCTAAAAAAGAAAATAATTGCTCTGCAAAATATGGTGCCAAACTTATTCCCTTTGTACCTAAACCGTTAAATATTGCCAGTTGTGGGTATTGGGGATGTAATCCTAATATTGGTCTTCGGTCACTCGTAGATGGCCGAATTCCTGCTTCCTGTCTTACATATTCAAAATCAAAACTTACAAGATCTTTCAATTTATTTTCAATTTCCTCTCTGGCCTTTTGGGTAACCTCATCTGTCAAGTCTTTCCAATCATATGTAGACCCAGCCTTTAAATTTCCATTATACAACGGAACTACAAATACTCCTTTGCTTATAATCTGTTTCAAAGGGAAGTGAGTTTTTAAAGTTAAAACCTCCCCTTTCACAGGGATATATGGGATCCAATTAAAATAGGGGTTAAATTGATTCAGATAACCTTCAGCGAAAATAACTTTTCTTGCCTTGTAATTTCCCCACCTTATACCTTCATTTTCAAATACCAGGTCAGAGCAACTGAACTTTTCACTGATAATGCTTTCCCTTTTATCAAAATATCTGAGTGCTGCTGAAAGCAATGTTACTGTATCTACATAACCTCCTTTAAAAAGACTTAGACCGCCAAAATGTTTGTTTTTATTAATAGGAAAATCATCTGATGAGGTAACCACCCTTGAAAATTTATTATATGCTTCATCAGAATTACTTACCCAATGATTTTGTTCTTCAATAGAGCCAAATGGCCTGAAAATAGGCAATGGATAAAAAAACTTTGCTTCGAGATCTTTCTCCATTTCAGGGTAAAATTCATTCAAAAACGGGAACAATTGCTCTGCTTTCCAGGTCTTAACCATCCTCTTACCCGTAATCGGATTAAAAATTCCTGCCGCTACTTTTGATGAGTTATTTTCCCCTCCGTCGATAATGAGAGTTTTAAGACCTTTTTTTATTAATGTATATCCCAAAACGGAGCCAGCAATGCCTTGTCCTACTATAATATAATCATAAATCATTCGGTAATTTAAATACATTTATCAGGAAAATTGACATTTGCAATCTCAATTTTATCGGTGAAAAATATCAGACATTTTTTATCCAAAATCAAATCTGTGAATAAATCTGAAACCCAGATTCTAACGGTTTTATGCTACATTTAGTATTCTCTCACTCATAGTACTTACAAACTCTCTTCTATAGCTTCCTTTAGATTTAACATCTATTTTTTAAAAAAATAATAAGTTTCAGATAAGTCCGTTTACAAGATCGTCTGACTTTTCCAGATGTTTTTATTGTTCACTCAATTTTTAAAATAATGAAATTCATTCAACTACTTTTAATCCTTTTACTAGTAGATTCTTTCAAGGTTTTTGCTCAAAATGTTAACTCAAATTCAGGAATAAGTATACAATGGGGAAACCCCATTACATTGCAGACTAAAGATCATGATATAAAAGTTCCTGACTTTCTTTCCGCAAATCATCTCGAAATTCATGGTTTTCTTCCCTCCTATCACATCCGAATCTATGATGAAGTAGTAGAAGAAATAGAAATTTTTGCTGACTCTACAGAAATAGTAGATGCTGAGACAGCGAAGCTCATAAGAGAAGCGGCTAAAGAAGGATTTGCTCCTTTTATTTCCATAAGTTATTTCAAAGGCAAACCAGTAAGTGATATTTTCGTTGTTCCTATCCTGACTACTGCAGATTCATACTTAAAGCTAAGAGCATTTTCATATAGCTATAAGACCCGTAGAAATAAATCTGTTGGGACCGATTCAAGAAAGATTATCAGGAAAGCCAACAACTCCTATCTCTCTTCTACTAGCACATCTACCTCCGTGCTTGCTAATGGAGAATGGTTTAAATTTAGTATTCCCTATTCTGGAGTTTTTAAAATTGATTACAACCTCCTTTTAAAAATAGGTATCAATCCATCCGGCATTAATCCAAGAGAACTGAAGATATATGGTAATGGAGGAGGTATGCTTCCTCAAAGCAATTCCATACCCAGATATGATGATCTTGTTGAGAATTCTATTTTTGTATTTGGGGAAGATGATGGGAAATTTGATCCCCAAGATTATATATTATTTTACGGAGTAGGTCCACATGTATGGAAATACAATGAAATAGAAAGATCATTTAATCATTCTTACAACCTGTATTCTGATCTCTCCTATTATTTCCTCACCATCGGGCCTGACAATGGTCTCCGGATAAGTGATCAAAGTTCACTCAGTAATGCTACTGCAACTATCGACCAATTTGATGAGAGGTATTTCTTTGAAAAAGATGAAGCACAGGTAATGACTACACCATGGGTCCCTAGTGGAAGATTATGGATAGGAGATATATTTAATTATAATTTGCAAAATACTTATAACTATGATGCTACGGGTATTATTCAAAACAGCAATATAATTATAAGATCGGCTTGTGTCGGTCGGTCTACGACAGCCTCGTCATTTAATGTATCAATAAACAATATTTTAATTGGCTCACATGAGTTTAAAATTCCCAGATACTTTGAAATACCTGCATCAGACGATACATATATAGGAGAATACAAAATTGATACATGGCAAATCAATAGTTCAGCAATAGCTGGGAATAACTTTTCTATTAAATATTCTTTCAACAAAAATGGCAAATCAGAAGCAAGAGGTTACCTGGATTTTTTCGAAGTCTTTATCAAAAAAAAGCTTCAGCTTTATGGAAATCAAACATCCTTCAGATCATTACAAAGCCTGAACAATTCAATATCAGAATATAGTATTGCAGGTACTAACAATTCAGAACTTATCTGGGAGATTACAGATCCTCTATTTGTTAAAAATCAAAACTATGATTTTAAATCAGGACAATCATCGTTCTCAGCCAATTCATCCATATTAAAAGAATATATTATATTCAAACCTGATAATGTAAGCGCTCCAGCCTTCGAGAGTAGAGTTGAGAATCAGAACCTACACGGCATCACACAATCAGGTATACCGGACAATTTAATAATCACTACAGATGAATTTTTAAAGCCTGCAAATGAATTGGCACAATTTCATAAGAACTTTGACAATCTGGATTCCTATGTGGTTACAGTAAAAAAAATATATAATGAATTTTCATCCGGAGCTCAGGATATTTCTGCGATCAGAGATTTTATTAAAATGGTATATGACAGAAGCAGACCTGGAGACAGCTTGCAATTTGTGACCCTCTTCGGAGACTGCTCAGTGGATTATAAAAACAGAATTCCTAACAATACAAACCTTATCCCTGTATACCAATCCCGTGAATCACTGCATTCCTTATTATCTTATTCATCCGATGATTTTTATGGTTTACTGGATGATAATGAAGGAAACTGGGAAGAAAATCTTAATGTCAATGACAAAATGGAAATAGGAATAGGCAGACTCCCTGTAAGAACAGAATCTGAAGCATATGAAGTTGTCGAAAAAATTAAAAAATACAAATCAAATCAATCGCTGGGGAAGTGGCGGAATAACATTACTTTGATTGCAGGTAATTTAGCTCCCAAAGACTCTGATACCAATTCCTTTCTATCGGCAGCAGAAACACTTGCTGACATCATTACCCAGAGAGGCAAAGACTATAATCTCAATAAAATTTACCTTCCTTCATATCCTTTAATATATACACCATCAGGCGCCATCTGCCCTTTGGCTAATGAAGCGATACAAAATGAATTTGAAAAAGGTACCTTAATATTAAACTATATAGGACATGGCAATGAGGTACAACTCTCTCAGGAAAATATTCTTAATACCACTTCCCTTGCTAATCTTAAAAATCAATTTCAATTACCCTTCCTAGTAGCTGCTACTTGTCAATTCGGGAGGTATGATTTCCCTGAAATCCAATCGGGAGTGGAGGTTGCTTTGAGAAACCGAGAGGGTGGTTCTATAGGGTCTTTAGCACCTACCAGGCCAGTATATAACCTTTACAATCAAGCTCTCAATGAAGCTTTTTATAAAACAGCTTTTCTAAAAATGGGGACTCAATTTTTAACTCTTGGAGAAATTATTCTTTTTACAAAAAACAATAGTACACGTGGCATTTATAACAGGAGCTATACTTTAATCGGAGATCCTTGTCTTACTTTAAACTATCCACGAGAGGAAATTCTTGTAACACAAATAAACGGACAATACACCGGTGGAACATCTGATACACTTAAAGCTTTGCAAAAGGCGAAGATTGAAGGGGAAATAAGATCGGGTGGAAATATTATTTCAGATTATAATGGGATCCTGCGGCTAACTCTCTTTGACAAAGAAACCTCTATCAATACTATTAATAGGCCGATCACAACATACAGCGTTCAAAACAAACTCATTTATGACGGGAATGCATCTATAAGGAATGGGAGATTTGCAGTTGAGTTTATTATTCCAAAAGATATTTCATATCAATACGACAATGGTAAAATCAGTCTTTATGCCAGCAATTTCCCTAGTGTACGAGACGGTGCTGGTTCTTCAACCAATATCATTATCGGAGGATCTGATAATAATGCAACCGATGACATCACTCCACCAATCATCAAAGCTTATCTGAACGATGAGTCATTTGTCTTTGGGGGAATTACTAATTCAAATCCAAAACTCATTGTTAATTTATTTGACGAAAGTGGAATAAATCTGGCTTCTTCAGGCATTGGTCATGAGATTTCATTAATCCTCGATAATTCAAACGAGCGCATCATATTAAATGAATTTTATACCACTAAACTGGATAATTACAAGAATGGAACTGTTACTTTTAATTTAAAAAATCTTACACCGGGAAATCATTCATTAAAAATAAAAGCCTGGGATACTTATAATAACTCTTCCGATACCTATTTGGAATTTGTTGTTGTAAACAAAGAAGATGTTGATATCTCCAATGTTTTGAATTATCCAAACCCCTTTACTACTCATACTGAATTTCATTTTGATCACAACAGAGCTGGAGATGATATTGATGTAAAAATTCAGATTTATACTGTCTCTGGTAAATTAATTAAAACCATTTCTGAAAGATTTTATATTTCACCTGCCCATATTTCAAATATATTTTGGGATGGCCTTGACGACTTTGGTGATAAAATTGGTAAAGGAGTATATGTATATAAAGTTTCGGTTAAATCACTTTCTGACGGAAATCATAAATCAAAGTTTCAAAAGCTCTTTATTCTCAATTAAGGTTAGATATCATATATAAATTGATTTTTAAAAGATTTATCAATATTTTATTTGAATACACATAACACATTTTGTAAAATGGGTGGATTTATGTTCTTCCAAAAAAGATTGAAATTTTGAATACAAATCCAATGAATATTGGTAATTTACAAATCAAATTTGCAAGTAAAACTTTATAATGATTCAGGTTCATTCATTTGTATTTAATCCCTTTCAGGAAAACACTTATATTCTTTTCGACGAAACCCGAGAAGCTATAATTATAGATCCAGGCTGTTATGAAAAAGATGAGCAGAAAGACCTTACTGCTTTTATTGAATCAAAAGATTTAAAGGTAAAATCTTTGATCAACACTCATTGCCACGTAGATCATGTTTTAGGCAATAGCTTTGTAAAAGATCATTACAAAGTAGAGTTAGGCATTCATCCGATAGAATTGAATCTATTAAGAGCAGTAAAAAGTTATGCATTCAATTATGGATTTGCAGGGTATCATGGCACAGAGCCAGAGTACTATTTGAATGAAGGAGATAAAGTAAAATTTGGAAATTCAAAACTCGAGGTTCTATTTGTACCAGGTCATGCTCCTGGTCATATAGCATTATACAGTAAAGAACAAGCTTTCTGTATTGCTGGAGATGTTCTATTTAATAGAAGCATAGGAAGAACAGATCTTCCCGGTGGAAACTTTGAAACATTGATCCACAGTATTCAAACAAAACTATTTGTCCTTCCGGATAATACAGTAATATTTCCTGGACACGGCCCTTCCACCACCATTGGAGAAGAAAAACGTTACAATCCATACTGCGCAACAATAAAATGATCATAAAAAAACACATCCCTAATTTTGTTACCTGTTTAAACCTGTTATCGGGATGTATTGGGATTACCGAAGCATTTAAAGGCAATCTTGTAAATGCTGCGCTTTTAATCATAGCAGGAGCAATTTTTGATTTTTTTGATGGGTTTATTGCCCGTTTAGTTAAAGCCTCTTCCCCAATTGGAAAAGATCTCGATTCCCTTGCAGATGTAATCACTTTTGGATTATTGCCTGGTGTAATACTATTTAATTTATTATCGACTAATGACAATCTTCCTTTGGGCATAAAATACATTCCATTAATTGTTCCAGTTTTTTCTGCACTTCGCTTAGCTAAATTTAATAATGATCCACGTCAAACCGGTTCCTTTATTGGAGTGCCGACACCTGCAAATGCCCTTCTCATTGGATCACTCCCTTTAATTACAGAATTTAATTCAGATTTAAATCTGAATTTTATCATCTTCAATCCCCTTTTCCTAATTTTGCTGAGTGTGATAATGTCCATCCTTCTGGTTTCAGAAATTCCACTATTTGCTTTAAAGTTTAAAACATTTAATTGGAAAGACAATCAAATTACTTATATTTTCCTAATAATCAGCTCCATACTTTTACTTTCAATAAAAGTAGCAGCCATACCATTAATAGTAATTTTATATGTAATTTTGTCCATAATCAATAATTCAGTATTTAAGAAAACCAAATAACATAAAATTGAAGTTTATCGCCAGGGTCGATGAATGCTGGTATGAATGACTGAATTCTAATGTTTATGCTCTTGAATTTGACAAGACGCTTATAAAAGAAAATATAAACCTTAAAAAGCTAATAACCAACCTGATTATGGAAGGATATAGTTTTAAAATTATACAAGCATAATAAATAATTCAAAATGCCGTTTATATCTCGCCTGCAAACCAGGCAAGATATAAACGGTTGTTTTTTTATCTATGAAATTAGAAACAAAGCTATTATTTCTATTACTGATATACACAATCAGTGCCAAAGCTCAAAATTCTGAAACTAAAAACTCCATTAAGTTAAAGTGGACACCTCCGGTTTCTGTTTTGGATAACCAAGCCAAAACAAGATTAGTTCCTAATTTTGAAGAAGCTTTTCATGTAGAACCTCAGGATTATTTACCCTCATTTGTATTACGCCTATATAATGAAAGGGTAGAGGAAATTTCAATTCAGCCGGATTCAACAGAAATTATGAGCAGTACAGATGCCGATCTTATAAAAAATGCTCCTGCTACAGCGTTTGAAACAAAAATTTTTATACGATACCATAAAGGGAAACCGCTAAGCGAAATTTTTATCGTTCCAATTAAAGCTTCTGGTGGTTCATTTCAAAAAATTCATAAATTTTCATATACCTATAAAACAGCTCGGACATCTGAAATTGCTCCTGCTTCAACCAAAATTTCAAAGAGATCAGGAGCATCCATTACGAGAACTGCTTCAAGTACCAATTCTGTCCTATCATCAGGAGACTGGTATAAATTAAGTATTTCAAATTCCGGAATTTTTAAAATAGATTACAATTTCCTCTCAAATCTAGGGCTAAACCCATCTTCCATAAATCCTAAGCAAATCAAAATATTTGGTAATGGAGGAGGAATGCTGCCTCAAAAAAACAATGCTCCAAGATACGATGACCTGGTTGAAAATGCTATTTATGTTTCAGGTGAAGATGATGGTAAATTTGACCAGGGTGATTTCATTCTCTTTTATGGGTTAGGTCCACATAGCTGGACATATGATTCTATAAATCAAAGCTTCAAACACGCTTTTAATATTTATTCCGACTTTGCTTATTACTTTCTTACTATAGGTTCGGATAATGGCCTTCGGATTCCTGAACAGGCATCAGAAACAGGTGCAGAACAAACCTTTACTCAATTTGATGATAGATACTTTTTCGAAAAAGATGAAGCACAGGTAATGGTGGAACCCATAAAACCAAGTGGCAGGCTTTGGATTGGCGATATCTTTAATTACAACCTTCAATATACATACCCATACGATGCAACTGGAATTATTCCTAATAGTGATATATTGTTCAGATCTTCATGTATAGGAAGGTCTTCAGCAGCAAGTTCATTCAATATATCTCTAAATAATGTGGCTATTGGCTCTCATGTATTTAATGATCCATTTAGATTTGAAAATCCTAGTTCTGAGTACCCATATGTAGGTGAGGAGAAAACTGAATTGTTCAAAATCAATAGCTCTGCAATTAATAATAGCTCTAACATTTCAATAAAGTATGTTTATAATAAATCTGGCCGAAGTGAAGCTAGAGGCTACCATGACTATTTTGAAATCTTTGTCCAAAAGCATTTAAGACTATATAATAATCAGACAACCTTCAGATCCATACGAAGCCTTAATTATAACATTTCCGAATTTAAAATTTCAGGTACACGAGGGACAGAAATTTTATGGGATATTACCGATCCTTTGTATGTAAAAAAACAAAATTATACTTATGCTTCGGACACATTGTTTTTTTCGACTAATACCAGCACACTAAAGGAATTTGTTGTTTTTAATTTAAATAATCTTAGTGGGCCCGGTTATGTAGGTAAAGTTACAAATCAAAATCTCCACGGAATTATTGGTCCAAATATTCCAGATAATCTAATTATTACCACTGATGAATTTGAAGATGCTGCGAATCAACTGGCTCAATTCCATAAATCTTATGATAATCAGGATTGTTATGTTGTAACTGTAAAAAAGATTTATAATGAGTTTTCGTCAGGAGCTCAGGATATTACAGCAATCAGAGATTTTATAAAAATGGTTTATGACAGAAGTACCCCTGGTGACAGCTTACACTATGTTACTTTATTTGGAGATTGCTCTGTGGATTATAAAGACAGGTTAACCAATAACACCAATTTTGTTCCCACTTATGAATCAAGGGAATCCTTACATCCAATTTTTTCATACTCGTCCGATGATTATTATGGTTTTATGGACTCTTATGAAGGGGAGTGGGTTGAAAAACTTAGTGGAGATGCAACCCTAGACATAGGTATAGGGCGGCTTCCGGTGAAAACAGCTGCTGAAGCATATACAATAGTTGACAAAATTAAAACCTATAAGAGCAATCGGTCATTAGGAAAATGGAGGAACAGAATTACTCTAGTTGCTGACAATCAACCTAACAGTAACCTTCATTTAATTTCGGCTGAAAAATTATCTACGAAACTTGAACAAGATTACCCTTATTATAATATTAATAAAGTATACCTTGCAGCCTATCCAATGGTATATACTCCTTCAGGTACTACCTGCCCTGCCGCAGCAGAAGTAATTCAAAATGACATTGATAAAGGAATATTTATATTGAACTATACTGGACACGGGGGAGAATTGCAGTTGGCTCAGGAAAATATTCTAAATACTACTATTATTTCCAAGTGGAAAAACATTGACCAACTTCCATTTATAGTAGCTGCAACGTGTCAATTTGGACGATATGATTATCCTGCTGTTGTTTCAGGAATAGAAACAGCAGTATTAAGTGCAAATGGAGGGGCAATAGGTTCTCTTGCATCTACAAGACCAGTTTATTCAAATACCAATGAGGCTATTAATGTTGCCTTTTATAATGCTTTATTTCAAAAGAAGGGGAACAGATACCAGCGTCTTGGAGAAATTATGCAGCCAACTAAAAACAAGAGTAATTCTGGTATTAACAATAGGAATTATGCATTATTGGGCGATCCAGCATTGACACTAAATTACCCAATAGAAGAAATTGTTCTTACAAAAGTAAATGGCGAGGATGTTACAGGTGTTGTAAGCGATACAATTAAAGCACTTGATAAAGTTAAGCTAGAAGGGGAAGTGAGATCAAGTGGGAGTCTCATAGGAGATTATAATGGTGTTTTAAATCTAACACTTTACGATAAAAAGAATACAATTACGACTTTAGAAAACCCAGTTACAAGCATTAGGTTACAAAACAGTCTTATTTATGATGGTCCTGCATCAATAAAAAATGGTAAATTTTCATTAGAATTTGTTATCCCAAAAGATATTTCTTATCAATATAGCAATGGTAAAGCTAGCTTTTATGCCAGCAATTTTCCTGCTCTCCAAGATGCCAAAGGAGCATCTTTTGACCTTGTAATCGGGGGAACTAATAAAAATGCAGCAGAAGATAATACTCCTCCCGTCATTAAATCTTTTTTAAATGATGAATCTTTTATTTTCGGGGGAACGACAGGTTCTAATCCAAAATTAATTATTAAACTATTTGATGAAAATGGAATTAATCTTGCCTCAGCAGGTATTGGTCATGAAATTTCAATGACCATAGACAATTCTAATGAGATAATATACTTAAATGAATTTTACAGCTCCAATTTAGATGACTATAAAAATGGTACTGTAAATTACCCTCTAAAAGATTTGAAGCCTGGCAATCACTCTATAAAAATTAGAGCTTGGGATACTTATAATAACTCCGCTGAAGCTTACCTTGAATTTGTAGTAGTAAACAATGAATCAATAACCCTCGACCACATTCTGAATTATCCAAATCCATTCTCTACC
Encoded proteins:
- a CDS encoding MBL fold metallo-hydrolase, producing the protein MIQVHSFVFNPFQENTYILFDETREAIIIDPGCYEKDEQKDLTAFIESKDLKVKSLINTHCHVDHVLGNSFVKDHYKVELGIHPIELNLLRAVKSYAFNYGFAGYHGTEPEYYLNEGDKVKFGNSKLEVLFVPGHAPGHIALYSKEQAFCIAGDVLFNRSIGRTDLPGGNFETLIHSIQTKLFVLPDNTVIFPGHGPSTTIGEEKRYNPYCATIK
- the pssA gene encoding CDP-diacylglycerol--serine O-phosphatidyltransferase — encoded protein: MIIKKHIPNFVTCLNLLSGCIGITEAFKGNLVNAALLIIAGAIFDFFDGFIARLVKASSPIGKDLDSLADVITFGLLPGVILFNLLSTNDNLPLGIKYIPLIVPVFSALRLAKFNNDPRQTGSFIGVPTPANALLIGSLPLITEFNSDLNLNFIIFNPLFLILLSVIMSILLVSEIPLFALKFKTFNWKDNQITYIFLIISSILLLSIKVAAIPLIVILYVILSIINNSVFKKTK
- the porU gene encoding type IX secretion system sortase PorU: MKFIQLLLILLLVDSFKVFAQNVNSNSGISIQWGNPITLQTKDHDIKVPDFLSANHLEIHGFLPSYHIRIYDEVVEEIEIFADSTEIVDAETAKLIREAAKEGFAPFISISYFKGKPVSDIFVVPILTTADSYLKLRAFSYSYKTRRNKSVGTDSRKIIRKANNSYLSSTSTSTSVLANGEWFKFSIPYSGVFKIDYNLLLKIGINPSGINPRELKIYGNGGGMLPQSNSIPRYDDLVENSIFVFGEDDGKFDPQDYILFYGVGPHVWKYNEIERSFNHSYNLYSDLSYYFLTIGPDNGLRISDQSSLSNATATIDQFDERYFFEKDEAQVMTTPWVPSGRLWIGDIFNYNLQNTYNYDATGIIQNSNIIIRSACVGRSTTASSFNVSINNILIGSHEFKIPRYFEIPASDDTYIGEYKIDTWQINSSAIAGNNFSIKYSFNKNGKSEARGYLDFFEVFIKKKLQLYGNQTSFRSLQSLNNSISEYSIAGTNNSELIWEITDPLFVKNQNYDFKSGQSSFSANSSILKEYIIFKPDNVSAPAFESRVENQNLHGITQSGIPDNLIITTDEFLKPANELAQFHKNFDNLDSYVVTVKKIYNEFSSGAQDISAIRDFIKMVYDRSRPGDSLQFVTLFGDCSVDYKNRIPNNTNLIPVYQSRESLHSLLSYSSDDFYGLLDDNEGNWEENLNVNDKMEIGIGRLPVRTESEAYEVVEKIKKYKSNQSLGKWRNNITLIAGNLAPKDSDTNSFLSAAETLADIITQRGKDYNLNKIYLPSYPLIYTPSGAICPLANEAIQNEFEKGTLILNYIGHGNEVQLSQENILNTTSLANLKNQFQLPFLVAATCQFGRYDFPEIQSGVEVALRNREGGSIGSLAPTRPVYNLYNQALNEAFYKTAFLKMGTQFLTLGEIILFTKNNSTRGIYNRSYTLIGDPCLTLNYPREEILVTQINGQYTGGTSDTLKALQKAKIEGEIRSGGNIISDYNGILRLTLFDKETSINTINRPITTYSVQNKLIYDGNASIRNGRFAVEFIIPKDISYQYDNGKISLYASNFPSVRDGAGSSTNIIIGGSDNNATDDITPPIIKAYLNDESFVFGGITNSNPKLIVNLFDESGINLASSGIGHEISLILDNSNERIILNEFYTTKLDNYKNGTVTFNLKNLTPGNHSLKIKAWDTYNNSSDTYLEFVVVNKEDVDISNVLNYPNPFTTHTEFHFDHNRAGDDIDVKIQIYTVSGKLIKTISERFYISPAHISNIFWDGLDDFGDKIGKGVYVYKVSVKSLSDGNHKSKFQKLFILN